The DNA segment TGTTTCTGTAGATGTTGCTGTTGCGCTCTCGGTTAAATCTTCATTTTGCGATAACGAATCAACAGAACCACTCTGTTTTCTATTCGATAACTGCCGCTCAATTTGAGTCAGGCTTTCAAGCTTTTTCAGGGTGATATTCAGCTCATGCTGTAGCGTATTATTCTCTTTTCTTAGCATATCAATTCTATTATCTGTATCTGTAGTTAGACGACGATAACGATTCTTTTCTTCTGCTAAAGAGAGCATAAGCGTTTGGTTCTCAATCCATGTCGATAGTAGAACTCGCATGGAACTCGGAAATTGTAATTTATAGCTTTCTAATAATACTAATTGTGTTCGACGATCGGCAATCGTCATTCCTGCACGTTCTAATAAAATACTTTTATAAAATGCATCATCCCAACCAGTAACAACAACACTACTAGCTTGGCGTTGTGCTTCTGTTGTCATTATGCGGTTTGTACATTCAATGACACGTAACCAATAAAGCGCGTTATTGATGCCTTCATCATAAAAGGAGCTTAATGTTTTACATTCAGCCCAACGATAATCAATCGTTTTTTGTTTAACAACGGGGATTTCTGGCTCTGGCTCTTGTGCCTCAGTGAGCGACTTTGGTGTACACCCTGAAAGAACCAGTGGAAGCATAATAAACAAGAAACACTGCTTCCAATTTAATGCGATTTTTCTAGTTGATGCAGGGGCCATAGATAACACTTCAATACCAAGCATCTTCTTATTTGTTTTTTTATATTCATGATGAGGAGATGCTTGTTTTTGTGACCTGATTTGCATTATTTAATCTCAGAAAGTAGCGGTAATTCAATACGAAAACAGACATCTGCATAGTCAGAAGGAACAACTCTTAACTCACCTTCCATTCTTTTGATACAGTCATGAGCAATACTTAAACCTAAACCACTTCCTTTTACAGCCCCTTTGCGTAGCAAAGATCCTTGGAAAAAGGGTTCAAAAATCATTTTTTGTTCAGATTCAGGTATAGGTGTTCCTTTATTGGCTATATCAATAACTATTTTCTGTTCAACTTGATAACTAGAGATCCAGATATTACCTGATTCAGCACCATAGTGCACCGCATTCGAGTAGAGATTGTCGATAACCCGTGATAATAATGTCGCTTCTGCTCGACACGTAGTTAGATTAAGTGAAATTATCGTTTTAATATCTTTTGCTCTCGCGGGTAAACTGTGGGCTAATACCACATCATTTACTAAATCAGTCAAGTTAATTTCTTCGATTTGTTGAGGAACTTCAGAAAGTTTACGATTGTAATCAAGCAGTTGTTCAATTAATAGCTGTAACTGCTTACTGCTATTATCGAGAATTGAAACGACTTCTTTTTGATCAAGCGTTAAAGGGCCTGCAACTTCATCAGCTAATAATTCCGTACCTTCTCGCATACTGGCTAACGGTGTTTTTAACTCATGAGAGATATGACGCAAAAATTCATGGCGTTGTGATTCAAGCCATGCTAAACGCTCACTTAACCAAATAATACGTTGTGCTAATGAACGTAGTTCTCGTGGTCCTTGAAAAGTATCTAAATTATTACTGAGTGTTCGACCTTCACCTAATCGATTGATCATCTTCTCAATGCCTTTAACAGGACCAATAATCATTCGAGTAAATAACGCAATGAGGATCAAGCTGAAAACAAAAACGATAAGACTTTGCCAACCGAAATAGCGCCCCTTCTCAGCGATTGCCATTTGAAGTTGTTCACCACGGCTAAAAATAATCTCTTTGGTTAATACCACAATACGATTATTGGCATAAGAGAACTGCTCTAAAGCTTGTTGCATCTCTTTTGTAGGTTCGCTGCTTTCGCATTGGATCAATTTTAGTTTTTCAAGTGAAGTATTAAGTACATCGGCTTCTTTCG comes from the Proteus appendicitidis genome and includes:
- the qseG gene encoding two-component system QseEF-associated lipoprotein QseG — translated: MQIRSQKQASPHHEYKKTNKKMLGIEVLSMAPASTRKIALNWKQCFLFIMLPLVLSGCTPKSLTEAQEPEPEIPVVKQKTIDYRWAECKTLSSFYDEGINNALYWLRVIECTNRIMTTEAQRQASSVVVTGWDDAFYKSILLERAGMTIADRRTQLVLLESYKLQFPSSMRVLLSTWIENQTLMLSLAEEKNRYRRLTTDTDNRIDMLRKENNTLQHELNITLKKLESLTQIERQLSNRKQSGSVDSLSQNEDLTESATATSTETANTEKPVTEKTITEKTVAEKPTVEKTTEKPVSPQSITEKPKGEEKQPPATVVKPEPSKPESTKPETVKPEPVKTDTDTQSSKLTEAGSK
- a CDS encoding sensor histidine kinase, which translates into the protein MISLKKWRIFPRSLRQLVIMAFWMVLLPLLVLAYQAYQSLDQLSNQAAITNKNALADTERSEVMRNLAIEMEGNYRRYCVLRDKTDDDMYQQRYQQYTKLFSTLQQTIIPLSASKEADVLNTSLEKLKLIQCESSEPTKEMQQALEQFSYANNRIVVLTKEIIFSRGEQLQMAIAEKGRYFGWQSLIVFVFSLILIALFTRMIIGPVKGIEKMINRLGEGRTLSNNLDTFQGPRELRSLAQRIIWLSERLAWLESQRHEFLRHISHELKTPLASMREGTELLADEVAGPLTLDQKEVVSILDNSSKQLQLLIEQLLDYNRKLSEVPQQIEEINLTDLVNDVVLAHSLPARAKDIKTIISLNLTTCRAEATLLSRVIDNLYSNAVHYGAESGNIWISSYQVEQKIVIDIANKGTPIPESEQKMIFEPFFQGSLLRKGAVKGSGLGLSIAHDCIKRMEGELRVVPSDYADVCFRIELPLLSEIK